CCTATCTGCGCGCGCAGCCGCTGGTCAGCCTGTTGACGGTGCTGCTGCTCGCGGCCGGCGTCGCCACGCTGACGCTATTGCTGCTGGCGGGACAGCAGCTGCACTCGCGCCTGCTGCGCGACGCCCAAGGCTGGGATCTGGTGGTGGGCGCCAAAGGCAGCCCGCTGCAGCTGGTGCTCGCCGCCGTTTATCACCTGGACGCCCCGACCGGCAACATCCCGCTCGACGCGGCCGAGGCCTGGGCCAGGCACCCGCTGGTGGCCGACGCCATCCCGCTGGCGTTGGGCGACAGTTACCGGGGATTTCGCATCGTCGGCACCCGGCCGGAGTATGCGGCCCATTACCAGGCGCGATTGGCACAGGGCCGCGGATGGCGGCAGCCGATGGAAGCCGTGCTTGGCGCGACGGTGGCGCAGCGCAGCGGCCTTGGCGTCGGTGACACGCTGGTCGGCGCCCATGGCCTGACTGCGACCGGGGCCGATCACGCCCATGCACCCTACCGTGTGGTGGGGGTGTTCGCGCCAACGCACAGCGTGATCGACCGGCTGGTGCTGACCGGCGTCGAGAGTGTCTGGCAGCTGCACGCGCCGGCCACGGCAGCGACGCAGGACGCGCACGCTCAGCATGCACATGCCGAGGCGCACGAATCGTCAGCCTCGCGCGAAATCACCGCGCTGCTGCTGCGTTACAAGACACCGCGGGCGGCGGCGACGCTGCCGCGCCAGATCAACGCCGCGAGCGCGCTGCAGGCGGCCTCGCCCGCGGTCGAGGTGACCCGACTGTTCCGGCTGCTGGGATTGGGTTTCGACGTGCTGCGCGGTTTCGCCGTGCTGCTGCTGGTCGGGGCGCTGCTGGGCCTGTTCATGGCCCTCAGTCAGGCCCTGGCCCAGCGTCGCTATGATCTGGCGCTGCTGCGCACCCTCGGCGCCTCGCCCGGCTGGCTGTTCGGCCAGATCTGCCTGCAGGCGCTGCTGCTGGCAGCGGCCGGCTGGGTGCTGGGCATCGGTCTGGGCCATGCGGCCGCCGAGTGGGTGGGCCGGCAGCTGTCGGCCGGTCAACTGGCGCTGACCGGCCTGCTGTGGGCGCCGGGCGAGTCGGTGCTGGCGCTCTGCGTGATGGTGACTGCGCTGGCGGCAGCCCTGCCGCCGGCCTGGCGCGCCTATCGCACCGACATCGCCGCCGTTCTGGCGCGGGGCTGAGATGATACGCCGCCTGTGTCTGGTGCTGACCCTGGTCTTCGCGGCGCCGGCCGCCGCCGAGAAACCCGTGCTGCAGGTGTTCGGGGAGAACATGGACAGCGCCTCGCCGGTGCCGCGGGTCCAGGCGTTCCGCGGCGATCTGGTGTATCTCGTGGCCAGTCTGGAGGACGCGGCCGGCCAGCCGCTGGCACAGCGGGCGCTGCGCGTCGGCTCCAGCATCGGCAACCCCATCCTGCAGGCCGAACTGAAAACCGACGACGAGGGTTACGCGCGCTTCACCGTGCTGGCGGAGAAGCCCGGACTCGACCGGATCACGGTCCGCGGCGAGCGCGTGCAGGCTGTGGTCGAAATCCAGGTGGCCGGGACCACGGCCTTCCGGGATCCACGCCTGGCGAAAATGCTGGGCGGGATGCCCGATCTGAAGGACGTGATTCCGTGGGAGCGCTTTCTCGTCGCCCGCTTCGAGCTGGCGCCGGACGGCGCCTCCGGCCGGGCCGAGTTTCCGCCCGAACTGAGACGCCTGGACGGCCAGAACATACGTCTGGCCGGCTTCATGATCCCTCTGGACCCCGAGGAACGGCAGCGGCGCTTCATGCTGTCCGCCAGCCCGCCCAACTGCTACTTCCATCTGCCCGGCGGGCCGGCCACGCTGGTGGAGGTGGAAAGCCAGAAAGGCATCCCGTTCCGCGACGAGGTGCTGGTGCTCAGCGGGCGCCTGCGGCTGCTGACGAACAGCGGCACCGGGGTGTTCTTCAGGCTGGAACAGGCGGCCGCCGACCGTTGACCGGATCGCGGGTTTCGCCGCCCAGGCGCGCAGGCTATGCTTGCGCGCATGCTGCGCAAGTTCACCAAGATGCACGGGCTCGGCAACGACTTCGTGCTGTTCGACGCCACCCGCGAGCCGCTTTCGCTGACCGCGGCGCAGGCGCGTTTCGTCGCCGACCGCCATTTCGGCATCGGCTGCGACCAGATCCTGCTGGTCGAGCCGCCGCCGGCGCCGGACGTGGACTTCTTCTACCGCATCCTCAACAGCGACGGCTCGGAGTCCGCCCAGTGCGGCAACGGCGCACGCTGCTTCCTGCACTTCGTGCGCGAGCAGGGCCTGACCGCCAAGTCGAACATCCGGGTGCGCACGATCAAGGGCATCTACGAGATGCAGCTGCTGCCGGACGGCCAGGTGCGGGTCAACATGGGCGTGCCGGAGTTCGAGCCGGCGCGCATCCCGATCGCGGCCGAGACGCGCGCCGACACCTACCGCCTGATGCTGGACGAGGGCCATGAGGTCGAGTTTGCCGCGCTCAGCATGGGCAACCCGCATGCGGTGCTGCGCGTGGACGATGCGGCGCGCGCGCCGGTGGCCGCGCTCGGGCCGCTGCTCGAGCCGCACCCGTTCTTTCCCGAGCGCGTGAACGTCGGCTTCCTGCAGGTGCTCGACCGCGGCCACGGCGTGCTGCGCGTGTACGAGCGCGGTGCCGGCGAGACGCTGGCCTGCGGCAGCGGCGCCTGCGCGGCGATGGCGGCGGGCCGCCGGCTGGGCTGGTTTGATGACACGGTCGAGCTGCGTCTGCCCGGTGGTACACTGCGGTTGGAGTGGGCAGGCGAAGGTCAGCCGCTGTACATGACCGGCCCGGCCCAGAAGGTGTTCGAGGGGGAGGTCGAACTATGAGTTCGAAGCGGGTGCGGGATGCGGATGCCGAGCCGGCAACGCCGGCCCTGGACCAGGAGCAGGTTGCGGGCTGGTTGTCCGCGCACCCGGATTTCTTCGAGCGCCATCCCGAGGTGCTGGAGGCGCTGAACCTGCACCATCGTGTCGGCGGCAAGGCGGTGTCGCTGATCGAACACCAGGTGCAGCGCCTGCGCGAGCGCAACCGGCAGCTGCAGGGCCGGCTCAAGGCGCTGCTCGACACCGCCCGCGAGAACGAATCGCGTGTGCTGCACCTGCAGGATCTGGCTCGCGCGCTGATCGTGGCGCGCAACCTGACCGACGTGTTCAAGGCGCTGGATGCCGGTCTGCGCCGCGATTTTTCCGTGGATGCCGTATTCCTGGGGTTGAAGCGCGATGCCCCGCGCGAGAGCGGACTGCCCGGCTTGCATTACCTGACCGCGGACGATGCGGTGGTCGGCGCGTTCCGGGACTTCTTCCGCCAGCCACGGCCGGTCTGTGGTCCGCTGTCCGAGCGCCAGCTGAGCCTGCTGTTTCCGGGCGAGGCCGAGCTGCTGAAGTCGGCGGCGGTGATGCCGCTGGGCAAGCCGGTCATGCTCGGGATGCTGGTGGTGGCCAGCCGCGAACCCAAGCGTTTCCGCCCCGACATCGGCACACTGTTCCTGGAACTGATCGCCGATCTCGTCGCCGCCGCCGCGCTGGTGCATCTCGGGCAGGAACCCGCGCAGGGCTGAGTGCATGGTGGCGCGAGGTGAGCGCGAAGCCGGTCCGGACGAAACCGCGCTCGCGCAAGCGCTCGCCGCCTTTCTCCGGCACGTACGCAGCGAGCGGCAGCTCTCGTCGCATACGCATGCGGCCTACGCACGCGACTTGAATGCGCTGCTGGCCTACTGCCGGGCGACGGGCATCGGCCAGTGGCGCGAGCTCGACACCCACCACGTGCGCGCCTTCGTCGCGCAATGCCATCGGCGCGGGCTGTCGCCCGCCAGCCTGCAGCGCCTGCTGTCCGCGATCCGGGCCTTCTATCGCTACCTGCTGCGCGAGGGCCAGGCCGGCCGTGACCCGGCCGCCGACGTGCGCGGCCCGAAGCGGCGGCGCCCGCTGCCCAAGGCGCTGGACGCGGACCAGGTCGCCCGCCTGCTCGACGGCCCGGAAGGCGCGGACGAGCCCTGGGCCATCCGCGACCAGGCCATGATGGAGCTGTTCTATTCCTCCGGCCTGCGCCTGTCCGAGCTGGTCGGGCTGGATGCCGCCGACGTGGCGCCAGGCAGCGGCGAGCTGCGCGTGCTGGGCAAGGGCGCCAAGACGCGCATCGTGCCGGTGGGGCGCAAGGCGGACACCGCCCTGCAGGCCTGGCTCAAGGACCGCGCGCGCTGGGCGGCGAACGACGAGAAGGCGCTGTTCGTCGCCGGCAACGGCCGGCGCATCAGCGCTCGCCAGGTGCAGCTGCGGCTGCAGCATTGGGCCATCAAGCGCGGCGTCAACACCGCGCTGCACCCGCACATGCTGCGGCATTCCTTCGCCACGCACCTGCTGGAATCCAGCGGCGACCTGCGCGCGGTGCAGGAACTGCTCGGCCACGCCAACATCAGCACCACACAGATCTATACCCATCTCGACTTCCAGCGCCTGGCCAAGGTCTACGACGAGGCGCATCCGCGTGCACGCAGGAAAGCCAAGGCCTGATCCGGCCCACCGCACGGCGACAGGCACGGCCCGGGTGTCGGGCTTTTCGGAGCGTACGGCGACAGGGATATCATCGCCCGGGCCCGTCATGGGCGGCGCTTTT
This window of the Nevskiales bacterium genome carries:
- the xerC gene encoding tyrosine recombinase XerC; this encodes MVARGEREAGPDETALAQALAAFLRHVRSERQLSSHTHAAYARDLNALLAYCRATGIGQWRELDTHHVRAFVAQCHRRGLSPASLQRLLSAIRAFYRYLLREGQAGRDPAADVRGPKRRRPLPKALDADQVARLLDGPEGADEPWAIRDQAMMELFYSSGLRLSELVGLDAADVAPGSGELRVLGKGAKTRIVPVGRKADTALQAWLKDRARWAANDEKALFVAGNGRRISARQVQLRLQHWAIKRGVNTALHPHMLRHSFATHLLESSGDLRAVQELLGHANISTTQIYTHLDFQRLAKVYDEAHPRARRKAKA
- the dapF gene encoding diaminopimelate epimerase; the encoded protein is MLRKFTKMHGLGNDFVLFDATREPLSLTAAQARFVADRHFGIGCDQILLVEPPPAPDVDFFYRILNSDGSESAQCGNGARCFLHFVREQGLTAKSNIRVRTIKGIYEMQLLPDGQVRVNMGVPEFEPARIPIAAETRADTYRLMLDEGHEVEFAALSMGNPHAVLRVDDAARAPVAALGPLLEPHPFFPERVNVGFLQVLDRGHGVLRVYERGAGETLACGSGACAAMAAGRRLGWFDDTVELRLPGGTLRLEWAGEGQPLYMTGPAQKVFEGEVEL
- a CDS encoding DUF3299 domain-containing protein, with protein sequence MIRRLCLVLTLVFAAPAAAEKPVLQVFGENMDSASPVPRVQAFRGDLVYLVASLEDAAGQPLAQRALRVGSSIGNPILQAELKTDDEGYARFTVLAEKPGLDRITVRGERVQAVVEIQVAGTTAFRDPRLAKMLGGMPDLKDVIPWERFLVARFELAPDGASGRAEFPPELRRLDGQNIRLAGFMIPLDPEERQRRFMLSASPPNCYFHLPGGPATLVEVESQKGIPFRDEVLVLSGRLRLLTNSGTGVFFRLEQAAADR
- a CDS encoding ABC transporter permease gives rise to the protein MSALALSLAYLRAQPLVSLLTVLLLAAGVATLTLLLLAGQQLHSRLLRDAQGWDLVVGAKGSPLQLVLAAVYHLDAPTGNIPLDAAEAWARHPLVADAIPLALGDSYRGFRIVGTRPEYAAHYQARLAQGRGWRQPMEAVLGATVAQRSGLGVGDTLVGAHGLTATGADHAHAPYRVVGVFAPTHSVIDRLVLTGVESVWQLHAPATAATQDAHAQHAHAEAHESSASREITALLLRYKTPRAAATLPRQINAASALQAASPAVEVTRLFRLLGLGFDVLRGFAVLLLVGALLGLFMALSQALAQRRYDLALLRTLGASPGWLFGQICLQALLLAAAGWVLGIGLGHAAAEWVGRQLSAGQLALTGLLWAPGESVLALCVMVTALAAALPPAWRAYRTDIAAVLARG
- a CDS encoding DUF484 family protein, translating into MSSKRVRDADAEPATPALDQEQVAGWLSAHPDFFERHPEVLEALNLHHRVGGKAVSLIEHQVQRLRERNRQLQGRLKALLDTARENESRVLHLQDLARALIVARNLTDVFKALDAGLRRDFSVDAVFLGLKRDAPRESGLPGLHYLTADDAVVGAFRDFFRQPRPVCGPLSERQLSLLFPGEAELLKSAAVMPLGKPVMLGMLVVASREPKRFRPDIGTLFLELIADLVAAAALVHLGQEPAQG